In one Methylobacterium sp. SyP6R genomic region, the following are encoded:
- a CDS encoding anhydro-N-acetylmuramic acid kinase: protein MTMRRAIGLMSGTSLDGVDVASIETDGETIRVERSPNGYLEPLGPTGYRAYSDDDRALLRQALVDSEAVTERSERPGCLREAEDLVTRLHAEAVENFLAENGLTAADIDVIGFHGQTVVHRPDQKMSVQIGDGQALSRRLGIKVVSDLRHADIEAGGQGAPLVPVFHRALAQASGFTDSLGILNIGGVANATLIARDGRILAFDTGPGNALIDDWMRERTGHALDDNGRTAARGRPDEPLLAWLLIHPFFSRKPPKSLDRNWFSHKLAGQLSTEDGAATLTAFTARAVARALDHAVEAPTRWIVAGGGARNGELLRQLNYHLRAEITTADAIGWSSAFLEAQAFAYLAVRSVEGLPITFPSTTGVSQAISGGVLARPEE from the coding sequence ATGACGATGCGGCGCGCGATCGGGCTGATGAGCGGCACCTCCCTCGACGGCGTCGATGTCGCGTCGATCGAGACCGACGGCGAGACGATCCGGGTCGAGCGCAGCCCCAACGGCTATCTCGAGCCGCTCGGCCCCACCGGCTACCGCGCCTATTCCGACGACGACCGGGCGCTGCTGCGCCAGGCTCTCGTCGATTCCGAGGCCGTGACCGAGCGCAGCGAGCGCCCGGGCTGCTTGAGGGAGGCCGAGGATCTGGTGACCCGCCTCCATGCCGAGGCGGTCGAGAATTTCCTCGCCGAGAACGGCCTGACCGCTGCCGACATCGACGTGATCGGCTTCCACGGCCAGACCGTGGTGCATCGGCCCGACCAGAAGATGAGCGTGCAGATCGGCGACGGGCAAGCGCTCAGCCGTCGGCTGGGCATCAAGGTGGTGTCGGATCTGCGCCACGCCGATATCGAGGCGGGCGGGCAGGGGGCGCCGCTGGTGCCGGTGTTCCACCGGGCGCTGGCCCAGGCCTCGGGCTTCACCGACAGCCTCGGCATCCTCAACATCGGGGGCGTGGCCAATGCGACGCTGATCGCCCGCGACGGCCGGATCCTCGCCTTCGATACCGGGCCCGGCAACGCGCTGATCGACGACTGGATGCGCGAGCGCACCGGCCACGCGCTCGACGACAACGGCCGCACCGCCGCCCGCGGGCGGCCCGACGAGCCGCTGCTGGCCTGGCTGCTGATCCACCCGTTCTTCTCGCGCAAGCCGCCGAAGTCGCTCGATCGCAACTGGTTCTCGCACAAGCTCGCCGGCCAGCTCTCGACCGAGGACGGCGCCGCGACGCTCACCGCCTTCACCGCCCGGGCGGTCGCCCGCGCCCTCGACCACGCCGTCGAGGCGCCGACTCGCTGGATCGTCGCCGGCGGCGGCGCCCGCAACGGAGAGCTGCTGCGCCAGCTCAATTACCACCTGCGCGCCGAGATCACGACGGCGGATGCGATCGGCTGGTCCTCCGCCTTCCTGGAGGCCCAGGCCTTCGCCTATCTGGCGGTGCGCTCGGTGGAGGGCCTACCGATCACCTTCCCGTCGACCACCGGGGTGAGCCAGGCGATCAGCGGCGGCGTTCTGGCGCGGCCGGAGGAGTGA
- a CDS encoding COX15/CtaA family protein produces the protein MSSTSTLSLAPATAPVAAAPRSRRAVRTWLFVMAALVVAMVAVGGATRLTGSGLSITEWKPVTGAIPPLSGQAWAEEFAKYQATPQYTLLNQGMTLSEFQFIYGWEWGHRLLGRLIGFAFFLPLVFFWWRGQLDRRLGLSLLGLGVLGGLQGAVGWIMVASGLQPGMTAVAPVKLALHLTLASAIYAGLVWLAAGLDRRRDAVVPARLARTALALMALVLVQIALGGLVAGSKAGLTYNTWPLMDGSLVPTGLFSGTPWIENFVDNVTLVQFNHRLTAYALLILAVLHAVDARRRAPGTGAARRATALAGLVAAQASLGIVTLLLVVPLWAGLAHQVAAMLVLGMASAHARLCRMPKEDRAPAAALRAA, from the coding sequence ATGAGCAGCACCTCGACCCTCAGCCTCGCCCCCGCCACGGCGCCCGTCGCCGCCGCGCCCCGGTCCCGCCGCGCCGTGCGGACCTGGCTCTTCGTCATGGCCGCCCTGGTGGTGGCGATGGTGGCGGTCGGCGGCGCGACCCGGCTGACCGGCTCCGGCCTGTCGATCACCGAGTGGAAGCCGGTCACCGGCGCGATCCCGCCGCTCTCAGGGCAAGCCTGGGCCGAGGAATTCGCCAAGTACCAGGCAACGCCGCAATACACGCTGCTCAACCAGGGCATGACCCTGTCCGAGTTCCAGTTCATCTACGGCTGGGAATGGGGCCACCGGCTCCTCGGACGGCTCATCGGCTTCGCGTTCTTCCTGCCGCTCGTGTTCTTCTGGTGGCGCGGCCAGCTCGACCGGCGCCTCGGTCTCAGTCTTCTCGGCCTCGGCGTGCTCGGGGGGCTCCAAGGCGCGGTGGGCTGGATCATGGTGGCGTCGGGCCTCCAGCCGGGCATGACCGCGGTGGCGCCGGTCAAGCTCGCCCTGCACCTGACACTGGCGAGCGCGATCTATGCCGGTCTCGTCTGGCTCGCCGCCGGGCTCGACCGCAGGCGCGACGCGGTCGTGCCGGCGCGGCTCGCGCGGACGGCGCTGGCCCTGATGGCCCTGGTGCTGGTGCAGATCGCGCTCGGCGGCCTCGTCGCGGGCTCCAAGGCGGGGCTGACCTACAACACCTGGCCGCTGATGGATGGCAGCCTCGTCCCCACGGGACTGTTCTCCGGCACGCCCTGGATCGAGAACTTCGTCGACAACGTCACCCTGGTGCAGTTCAACCACCGGCTGACCGCCTACGCGCTCCTGATCCTTGCCGTTCTCCATGCCGTCGACGCGCGGCGCAGGGCGCCCGGCACCGGCGCGGCACGGCGCGCCACGGCCCTCGCCGGCCTCGTCGCCGCGCAGGCGAGCCTCGGCATCGTCACCCTGCTCCTGGTGGTGCCGCTCTGGGCGGGCCTTGCCCACCAGGTCGCCGCCATGCTGGTTCTCGGCATGGCGAGCGCCCATGCCCGGCTCTGCCGGATGCCCAAGGAGGACCGCGCGCCTGCGGCGGCGCTGCGGGCGGCCTGA
- the trhA gene encoding PAQR family membrane homeostasis protein TrhA: protein MPVQEQSLTPSPALNARFAPDGRPLSLVWTYTPRELLADGVVHVVGVSLGVIGALALTIGAVLSKLSPAETASVAIYAAGLVAMLGTSAAYNMCPVGRLKWRLRRADHATIFLMIAGTYTPLVTLVGTDSFAFGLLAGIWLVAAAGAIVKLTLPGRFDRLAIALYLALGWSGIMAYESVIAALSPPALWLLAAGGLLYSLGVIFHVWRQLPFQNAIWHGFVLAAAACHYGAVFRSVLDAGM from the coding sequence ATGCCCGTGCAGGAGCAATCCCTGACCCCGTCCCCAGCCTTGAATGCACGCTTCGCCCCCGACGGCCGGCCCCTGAGCCTCGTCTGGACCTACACGCCGCGCGAGTTGCTGGCCGACGGCGTCGTCCACGTGGTCGGGGTCAGCCTCGGCGTGATCGGTGCCCTGGCGCTGACGATCGGCGCCGTCCTGTCGAAGCTCAGCCCCGCCGAGACGGCGTCGGTCGCGATCTACGCCGCCGGCCTCGTTGCGATGCTCGGCACCTCCGCCGCCTACAACATGTGCCCGGTCGGCCGGCTGAAATGGCGCCTGCGCCGGGCCGACCATGCCACCATCTTCCTGATGATCGCCGGCACCTACACGCCGCTCGTCACCCTCGTCGGCACCGACAGCTTCGCCTTCGGCCTGCTCGCCGGGATCTGGCTCGTGGCGGCGGCGGGCGCGATCGTGAAGCTGACCCTGCCGGGCCGCTTCGACCGGCTGGCCATCGCGCTCTACCTGGCGCTCGGCTGGAGCGGCATCATGGCCTACGAGTCGGTCATCGCCGCCCTGTCGCCCCCGGCCCTGTGGCTGCTCGCCGCCGGCGGCCTGCTCTATTCCCTCGGGGTGATTTTTCACGTCTGGCGGCAATTGCCGTTCCAGAACGCGATCTGGCACGGCTTCGTGCTGGCGGCCGCTGCCTGCCACTACGGCGCGGTGTTCCGCAGCGTGCTCGATGCGGGAATGTGA
- a CDS encoding DUF192 domain-containing protein, translating to MSLRFARPLAASALVASPRRLLAALILLLLPSAVLADGPFEPLTIASRNGRHTFQVEVMRDDAGRAQGLMFRRSMAPDRGMLFDFERTEPVAMWMKNTYLPLDMLFIRADGTVARIAADTEPLSTRTITSGEPVLGVLELNAGTAARLGLHPGDKVEHPLFRGR from the coding sequence ATGTCGCTCCGCTTCGCACGGCCCCTCGCGGCCTCGGCCCTGGTGGCCTCCCCCCGCCGGCTCCTCGCCGCCCTCATCCTCCTGCTCCTGCCTTCGGCGGTTCTCGCCGACGGTCCGTTCGAGCCGCTGACCATCGCCTCCCGCAACGGCCGCCACACCTTCCAGGTCGAGGTGATGCGCGACGATGCCGGGCGCGCCCAGGGGCTGATGTTCCGCCGCTCCATGGCGCCCGACCGCGGCATGCTGTTCGACTTCGAACGCACCGAGCCGGTCGCGATGTGGATGAAGAACACCTACCTGCCGCTCGACATGCTGTTCATCCGCGCCGACGGCACGGTGGCGCGCATCGCCGCCGATACCGAGCCGCTCTCGACCCGCACCATCACCTCCGGCGAGCCGGTGCTCGGCGTGCTCGAGCTCAATGCCGGCACCGCCGCGCGCCTCGGTCTGCATCCGGGCGACAAGGTCGAGCATCCGCTGTTCCGCGGGCGCTGA
- a CDS encoding cold-shock protein — translation MSDEFGSGHAWERPAGAFGDGARDTKPVLDAAVERPTELVEVSGRIKWFDVAKGFGFIVPDSGAADVLLHVTCLRRDGHQSASEGARIVVEAVQRPRGWQAFRVISLDQSTATHPAELPMPRTHVTVVPTSGLETAVVKWFNRLRGFGFLSRGDGTPDIFVHMETLRRYGIAELKPGEHVMVRYGDGSKGLMAAEVRLLSEASVGAGPPSSH, via the coding sequence ATGTCGGACGAGTTCGGTTCAGGCCACGCCTGGGAACGGCCAGCGGGTGCGTTCGGGGACGGCGCGCGCGACACCAAACCCGTGCTCGACGCGGCGGTGGAACGCCCGACCGAACTCGTCGAGGTGAGCGGCCGCATCAAGTGGTTCGACGTGGCGAAGGGCTTCGGTTTCATCGTGCCGGATAGCGGCGCAGCCGACGTCCTGCTCCACGTCACCTGCCTGCGCCGCGACGGCCACCAGAGCGCCAGCGAGGGCGCGCGGATCGTGGTCGAGGCGGTGCAGCGCCCCCGCGGCTGGCAGGCCTTCCGGGTGATCTCCCTCGACCAGTCGACGGCGACCCATCCGGCCGAGCTGCCGATGCCGCGCACCCACGTCACCGTGGTGCCGACCAGCGGCCTGGAGACCGCGGTGGTGAAGTGGTTCAACCGCCTGCGCGGCTTCGGCTTCCTCAGCCGCGGCGACGGCACGCCGGACATCTTCGTCCACATGGAGACCCTGCGCCGCTACGGCATCGCCGAGCTGAAGCCCGGCGAGCACGTCATGGTGCGCTACGGCGACGGCTCGAAGGGCCTGATGGCCGCCGAGGTCCGCCTCCTGAGCGAGGCGAGCGTGGGGGCGGGGCCGCCCTCGTCGCACTGA
- a CDS encoding DUF1624 domain-containing protein: protein MPAAIRLGYEHAGTCRFGDAAIQTSIPSAPPPAAPPLAAAPVRRLAVIDLARGVALLAMALYHLTWDLGFLRLTPENAALSSVGKASAHGIAGSFLVLVGISLVLARGRRAGWWRPYLARLGRIALAAVAISLATFFLFPDSWIFFGILHCIALSSVLALPALVAPLPLVALAAALVFAGPTLAGLTGTPAVLDAPGLYFLGLGAVVPTTNDYVPLFPWFGFVLAGVGLGRLALPRLAASRIGAWAPRSRIGRLATGAGRHSLAVYLVHQPLLLGLLYGVASVSGPHPRAGQAQFLREYRANCAEAGGGTATCRVAARCVLGRLRDEGLWRAGGDFTGEEQARAIAVSRTCFREAGGG, encoded by the coding sequence ATGCCGGCCGCGATCCGGCTCGGCTATGAGCACGCCGGCACATGCCGCTTCGGAGACGCCGCGATTCAGACCTCGATTCCCTCCGCTCCGCCCCCTGCCGCCCCGCCCCTTGCCGCCGCGCCGGTCCGGCGCCTCGCCGTCATCGACCTCGCCCGCGGCGTCGCGCTCCTGGCGATGGCGCTCTATCACCTGACCTGGGACCTCGGTTTCCTGCGGCTGACGCCCGAGAATGCCGCCCTGTCGTCGGTCGGGAAGGCGTCGGCGCACGGCATCGCCGGCAGCTTCCTGGTGCTGGTCGGGATCAGCCTCGTTCTGGCAAGGGGCCGGAGAGCCGGGTGGTGGCGCCCCTACCTGGCGCGCCTCGGTCGCATCGCCCTGGCGGCGGTCGCCATCTCGCTCGCCACCTTCTTCCTGTTCCCTGATTCGTGGATCTTCTTCGGCATCCTGCACTGCATCGCCCTGTCGAGCGTGCTGGCCCTGCCGGCGCTCGTGGCGCCGCTGCCGCTGGTCGCGCTCGCCGCTGCTCTCGTCTTCGCCGGCCCGACGCTGGCGGGCCTCACGGGCACACCGGCCGTCCTCGACGCGCCGGGGCTGTACTTCCTCGGGCTCGGCGCCGTCGTGCCGACGACGAACGACTACGTGCCGCTGTTTCCCTGGTTCGGTTTCGTGCTGGCGGGGGTGGGGCTCGGCCGGCTCGCCCTGCCGCGCCTCGCGGCGTCGCGGATCGGAGCCTGGGCGCCGCGCAGCCGGATCGGGCGGCTCGCCACGGGAGCCGGGCGGCACAGCCTCGCGGTCTATCTCGTGCACCAGCCGCTGCTGCTCGGGCTGCTCTACGGGGTCGCGTCGGTGAGCGGGCCGCATCCCCGGGCGGGACAGGCGCAGTTCCTGCGCGAGTACCGGGCCAATTGCGCGGAGGCCGGCGGCGGCACGGCGACCTGCCGGGTGGCGGCGCGCTGCGTGCTGGGGCGCCTGCGCGACGAGGGCCTGTGGCGGGCAGGCGGCGACTTCACGGGCGAGGAGCAGGCCCGGGCGATCGCGGTGTCGCGGACCTGCTTCAGGGAGGCGGGCGGGGGTTGA
- the efp gene encoding elongation factor P, with the protein MPKVIASSLRKGNVVDKDGRLYVILSAENIHPGKGTPVTQLDMRRITDGVKVSERYRTTEQVERAYVEDREHTFLYSDGEGFHFMNPESYEQIAVPQDVIGDQAAYLQEGMAVMLSTHNGVPLALELPQRVTLEVTDTEPVTKGQTASSSYKPATLSNGIRTLVPPHIGTGTRIVVMTADGAYVERAKD; encoded by the coding sequence GTGCCGAAGGTCATCGCCAGCTCACTCCGCAAAGGCAACGTCGTCGACAAGGACGGCCGGCTCTACGTGATCCTCTCCGCCGAGAACATCCATCCCGGCAAGGGTACCCCGGTCACCCAGCTCGACATGCGCCGGATCACCGACGGCGTGAAGGTCTCGGAGCGCTACCGCACCACCGAGCAGGTCGAGCGCGCCTATGTCGAGGACCGGGAGCACACCTTCCTGTACAGCGACGGCGAGGGGTTCCACTTCATGAACCCGGAATCCTACGAGCAGATCGCCGTGCCGCAGGACGTGATCGGCGACCAGGCCGCCTACCTCCAGGAGGGCATGGCGGTGATGCTCTCGACCCATAACGGCGTGCCGCTGGCCCTCGAGCTGCCCCAGCGCGTCACCCTCGAGGTGACGGATACCGAGCCGGTCACCAAGGGCCAGACCGCGTCCTCGTCCTACAAGCCCGCCACGCTCTCGAACGGCATCCGCACCCTGGTGCCGCCGCATATCGGCACCGGCACCCGCATCGTCGTCATGACGGCGGACGGCGCCTACGTCGAGCGCGCCAAGGACTGA
- the epmA gene encoding EF-P lysine aminoacylase EpmA, producing MTSASPWWAPHVHADRRPRLLARNRIAAALRAWFSARDFVEVEAAILQVSPGNEAHLSAFSTTAIGPDGAEHPLYLHTSPEFACKKLLAAGEARLFSLGPVYRNRERGALHHPEFTMLEWYRAGETYDGLMRDCAAILRLAAETAGTTIFTCRGIEADPFAEPERLTVAEAFRRHAGIDLLATVAPDAGTDRPALAAALHEAGIRTAPDDTWADLFSRVMVERVEPALGRGRATILCEYPIPEAALARPSPADPRVAERFELYACGVELANAFGELTDPAEQRRRFTAEMHEKERVYGERYPLDEDFLSALGQMPEASGIALGFDRLVMLATGARRIEDVIWTPMAEYSQSEGPR from the coding sequence ATGACCTCCGCTTCGCCCTGGTGGGCCCCTCACGTCCATGCCGACCGTCGGCCGCGGCTCCTGGCCCGCAACCGCATCGCCGCCGCCCTGCGGGCGTGGTTTTCGGCCCGCGACTTCGTCGAGGTCGAGGCCGCGATCCTCCAGGTCTCGCCCGGCAACGAGGCGCATCTCTCGGCCTTTTCCACCACGGCGATCGGGCCCGACGGGGCGGAACACCCGCTCTATCTCCACACCTCTCCGGAATTCGCCTGCAAGAAGCTGCTGGCGGCGGGCGAGGCGCGGCTGTTCAGTCTCGGCCCGGTCTACCGCAACCGCGAGCGCGGGGCGCTGCACCACCCGGAATTCACCATGCTCGAATGGTACCGGGCGGGCGAGACCTATGACGGCCTGATGCGGGACTGCGCCGCTATCTTGCGCCTCGCCGCCGAGACGGCCGGCACCACGATCTTCACCTGTCGCGGGATCGAGGCCGATCCCTTCGCCGAGCCGGAGCGGCTCACCGTGGCGGAGGCCTTCCGGCGCCATGCCGGCATCGACCTGCTCGCGACGGTGGCGCCGGATGCGGGCACCGACCGGCCGGCGCTCGCCGCGGCTCTGCACGAGGCCGGCATCCGCACCGCGCCCGATGACACCTGGGCCGACCTGTTCAGCCGGGTGATGGTCGAGCGGGTCGAGCCGGCCCTCGGCCGCGGCCGGGCGACGATCCTGTGCGAGTATCCGATTCCCGAGGCGGCGCTGGCCCGGCCGAGCCCGGCCGATCCGCGGGTGGCGGAGCGGTTCGAGCTCTATGCGTGCGGCGTCGAGCTCGCCAACGCCTTCGGCGAACTGACCGATCCGGCCGAGCAGCGCCGGCGCTTCACCGCCGAGATGCACGAGAAGGAGCGCGTCTACGGCGAGCGCTACCCCCTCGACGAGGATTTTTTGAGTGCTCTCGGGCAGATGCCGGAGGCGAGCGGCATCGCGCTCGGCTTCGACCGGCTCGTCATGCTGGCGACCGGCGCCCGCCGGATCGAGGACGTGATCTGGACGCCGATGGCCGAGTATTCCCAGTCCGAGGGACCACGGTGA
- a CDS encoding lysine-2,3-aminomutase-like protein gives MSGAIRNAGDLAARGLVPAQRLPALERVAARYAVSITPEVAELIGDPNDGIGRQFVPRAEELVTTPEERADPIGDEAHAPVPGIVHRYPDRVLLKPLHVCPVYCRFCFRREVVGPDGQGSLTEAELDAALAYIAARPEIWEVVVTGGDPLVLSPRRLGRIASALKDIPHVRVLRLHTRVPVVDPARVDAALIAALKSFEGAVFVALHANHPREFFDDARAAIARLVDAGIPMVSQSVLLAGVNDDPDTLAALMRAFVENRIKPYYLHHGDLAPGTGHLRTTLDHGRDLMRALRGRLSGLAQPTYVLDIPGGYGKVPVGPGYLAGGPVGWTVTDPTGATHAYPPRSEEDTPCAGSGDG, from the coding sequence GTGAGCGGGGCGATCCGCAACGCGGGCGATCTCGCGGCGCGCGGGCTGGTGCCGGCGCAGCGCCTGCCGGCGCTCGAACGGGTGGCGGCGCGCTACGCGGTGTCGATCACCCCGGAGGTGGCCGAGCTGATCGGGGACCCCAACGACGGCATCGGCCGGCAATTCGTGCCGCGGGCCGAGGAGCTGGTCACGACCCCGGAGGAGCGGGCCGACCCGATCGGCGACGAGGCCCATGCGCCGGTCCCCGGCATCGTCCACCGCTATCCCGACCGGGTGCTCCTGAAGCCCCTCCATGTCTGCCCGGTCTATTGCCGCTTCTGCTTCCGCCGCGAGGTGGTGGGGCCGGACGGGCAGGGCAGCCTCACCGAGGCCGAGCTCGATGCGGCCCTGGCCTACATCGCCGCCCGGCCGGAGATCTGGGAGGTGGTGGTGACCGGGGGCGATCCGCTGGTGCTCTCGCCCCGGCGCCTCGGCCGCATCGCATCGGCGCTGAAGGACATCCCGCATGTCCGGGTGCTGCGGCTCCATACCCGCGTGCCGGTGGTCGATCCGGCCCGGGTCGATGCGGCGCTGATCGCGGCGCTCAAGTCGTTCGAGGGCGCGGTGTTCGTCGCGCTCCATGCCAACCACCCGCGGGAATTTTTCGACGACGCCCGCGCGGCCATCGCGCGGCTCGTCGATGCCGGGATCCCGATGGTGAGCCAGTCGGTGCTACTCGCTGGCGTCAACGACGATCCCGACACGCTGGCCGCCCTGATGCGGGCCTTCGTCGAGAACCGGATCAAGCCCTATTACCTGCATCACGGCGACCTCGCCCCGGGCACCGGCCACCTGCGCACCACCCTCGATCACGGCCGGGACCTGATGCGTGCCTTGCGCGGCCGGCTGTCCGGGCTGGCGCAGCCGACCTACGTCCTCGACATCCCGGGCGGATACGGCAAGGTGCCGGTCGGACCGGGCTATCTGGCGGGAGGGCCCGTCGGCTGGACCGTCACCGACCCGACGGGCGCGACCCACGCCTACCCGCCGAGATCTGAGGAGGACACGCCATGCGCAGGCTCTGGGGACGGCTGA
- a CDS encoding glutathione S-transferase family protein, whose amino-acid sequence MRRLWGRLSSVNVQKAVWGLEELGLAYERIEAGGAFGRVRDPDYVSLNPNSLVPVMEEDGFILWESNAILRYLARGHGLGGLWPEHPQAEALVDQWLDWQATRFTPATRDAFWQTVRTPPEKRDQAVIDRSVAASEECAAILDGHLMGRAYAVGDHFTVADIALGAAAHRWLHLDVPRIERPALRAWYERIRARPAAGVALPPLS is encoded by the coding sequence ATGCGCAGGCTCTGGGGACGGCTGAGTTCCGTCAACGTGCAGAAGGCGGTGTGGGGGCTCGAAGAGCTGGGTCTCGCTTACGAGCGCATCGAGGCCGGCGGCGCCTTCGGGCGGGTGCGGGATCCGGACTACGTCTCTCTCAATCCCAACAGCCTCGTGCCGGTCATGGAGGAGGACGGCTTCATCCTCTGGGAATCGAACGCGATCCTGCGCTACCTCGCCCGCGGCCACGGTCTCGGCGGGTTGTGGCCGGAGCATCCCCAGGCGGAGGCCCTCGTCGACCAATGGCTCGACTGGCAGGCGACCCGCTTCACGCCCGCGACCCGGGATGCGTTCTGGCAGACCGTGCGTACCCCGCCGGAGAAGCGCGACCAGGCGGTGATCGACCGCTCGGTCGCGGCCTCCGAGGAATGCGCGGCAATCCTCGACGGGCACCTGATGGGCCGCGCCTACGCGGTCGGCGACCATTTCACCGTGGCCGACATCGCGCTCGGCGCCGCGGCGCATCGCTGGCTCCACCTCGACGTGCCGCGCATCGAGCGGCCGGCCCTGCGGGCCTGGTACGAGCGCATCCGGGCCCGGCCCGCCGCCGGCGTGGCGCTGCCGCCCTTGAGCTGA
- a CDS encoding ribonuclease activity regulator RraA — MPLDKTLLDALQAVTTATLTTVLLKKGIRRCWMRGPMPRFAAGQRVVGPAFTLRFVPAREDLATPESWSSPTSTRAAIEAMPEGCIAVVDAMGIQDAGIFGDILCARMKKRGVAALITDGVVRDGEGVDGTGLPVWCSGVAAPASVAGLTFVGWGEPVGCGGVAVYPDDIVVADGDGAVLIPAALAEEVALAAVEQERLELWIMREVDKGLALPGLYPPNAETRARYEAETNKG, encoded by the coding sequence ATGCCGCTCGACAAGACCCTCCTCGACGCCCTGCAGGCCGTCACCACCGCCACCCTCACCACGGTGCTCCTGAAGAAGGGCATCCGCCGCTGCTGGATGCGCGGGCCGATGCCGCGCTTTGCCGCCGGGCAGCGGGTGGTCGGCCCGGCCTTCACCTTGCGCTTCGTGCCGGCCCGCGAGGATCTGGCGACGCCGGAATCCTGGTCGAGCCCGACCTCGACCCGCGCGGCGATCGAGGCGATGCCCGAGGGCTGCATCGCGGTGGTCGACGCGATGGGGATTCAGGATGCCGGCATCTTCGGCGACATCCTGTGCGCGCGGATGAAGAAGCGCGGCGTCGCGGCGCTGATCACCGACGGCGTCGTGCGCGACGGCGAGGGCGTCGACGGCACCGGCCTGCCGGTCTGGTGCTCGGGCGTCGCGGCGCCGGCCTCGGTGGCGGGCCTCACCTTCGTCGGCTGGGGCGAGCCGGTCGGCTGCGGCGGCGTCGCGGTCTATCCCGACGACATCGTGGTGGCCGACGGCGACGGCGCGGTGCTGATCCCGGCGGCGCTCGCCGAGGAAGTGGCGCTCGCCGCCGTCGAGCAGGAGCGCCTCGAACTCTGGATCATGCGCGAGGTCGACAAGGGGTTGGCCCTGCCGGGCCTCTACCCGCCGAATGCCGAGACCCGCGCCCGCTACGAGGCCGAGACGAACAAGGGCTGA
- a CDS encoding YdcF family protein encodes MFFVLSKVLWFLAAPSNLLLLLVLAGAGLAGSRLALRWRRLGLGLAAASGLVLLVGGVSPLASLVFGPLENRFPEFRDDGTPVTGIVVLGGAVETGLSAARGQLVVNDAGERMIALGDLARRYPSATLVFAGGSGRLTGDGAMSESEIVRRHAASLGVSPERITYDDRSRNTRENAAFSAELVKPKPGERWLLVTSAWHMPRAMGCFRRAGFTVTAYPVDYRTGPGAVGLHSTAGDGLFELDVAVREWLGLVAYRASGYTESVFPGP; translated from the coding sequence GTGTTCTTCGTGCTCTCGAAGGTGCTGTGGTTTCTCGCAGCGCCTTCGAACCTGCTCCTGCTCCTGGTCCTCGCCGGGGCAGGGCTCGCGGGTTCACGACTCGCCTTGCGCTGGCGGCGCCTCGGCCTCGGTCTCGCCGCCGCGTCCGGCCTCGTCCTCCTCGTCGGCGGCGTCTCGCCGCTGGCCTCCCTGGTCTTCGGCCCGCTGGAGAACCGCTTCCCGGAGTTCCGCGACGACGGCACGCCGGTCACCGGCATCGTGGTGCTCGGCGGCGCGGTCGAGACCGGGCTGTCGGCCGCCCGCGGCCAGCTCGTCGTCAACGATGCCGGCGAGCGCATGATCGCGCTCGGCGACCTCGCGCGGCGATACCCGTCGGCCACCCTGGTCTTCGCCGGCGGCTCCGGCCGGCTCACCGGCGACGGCGCGATGTCCGAATCGGAGATCGTGCGCCGACACGCCGCGTCGCTCGGCGTGTCGCCGGAGCGGATCACCTACGACGACCGCTCCCGCAACACCCGCGAGAACGCCGCCTTCAGCGCCGAACTGGTCAAGCCGAAGCCCGGCGAGCGTTGGCTCCTCGTCACCTCGGCCTGGCACATGCCGCGGGCGATGGGCTGCTTCCGCCGCGCCGGCTTCACGGTGACGGCCTATCCGGTCGATTACCGCACCGGGCCGGGTGCCGTCGGGCTCCATTCCACGGCCGGCGACGGCCTGTTCGAACTGGACGTCGCGGTGCGCGAATGGCTCGGCCTCGTGGCGTACCGGGCCTCGGGCTACACCGAGTCGGTGTTTCCGGGGCCCTGA
- a CDS encoding DUF3253 domain-containing protein produces the protein MIPDDYEIELTLVRLVTDRGADKTVCPSEVARALGGPHPDGWGPLMQPVRRQAVRLMKQGRIAILRKGKVVADPDDFRGVYRLSLPRSADQGPGNTDSV, from the coding sequence ATGATCCCTGACGATTACGAGATCGAACTCACCCTGGTGCGCCTCGTCACCGATCGCGGGGCCGACAAGACCGTCTGCCCCTCCGAGGTGGCCCGGGCGCTGGGCGGGCCCCACCCGGACGGCTGGGGCCCGCTGATGCAGCCGGTCCGCCGCCAGGCGGTGCGCCTGATGAAGCAGGGCCGGATCGCCATCCTGCGCAAGGGCAAGGTGGTGGCGGATCCGGACGATTTTCGCGGGGTCTACCGGCTGTCGTTGCCGCGCTCGGCGGATCAGGGCCCCGGAAACACCGACTCGGTGTAG